A window of the Parvularcula bermudensis HTCC2503 genome harbors these coding sequences:
- a CDS encoding acetoacetate--CoA ligase, protein MAQGDHLWTPSEARADATAMRQLNRSMGEKYGFAGTDTAALWRWSIDQPSAFWQAVRDVVDFPLEGDTSTVLRDDGEMWERRFFPEARLSAANLLLRGKADDPAIYFRCEDHETSQWTRGELRRAVGQLAHALKAAGVTAGDRVGGVVTNRPESVAMYIATLSLGAIWTSCAPDFGVESLKQRFSQSEPKILFAVDGFRVARRERNCVPIYQELLQSLPSVERIVVLQTLTESPSLDDLPNSQTYQAFLKTAETDEVPGECFPFDHPAVIVYSSGTTGAPKCIVHGAGGPLLQLMKEHRFHCDLQPGDIMFYYTTCAWIMWNWMIPALANGAAIALYDGNPSVPEKDMLFAFAEEIGVSHLGMSAMYIDMCRKRKMPIGENRDLSKLRCLMSTGSPLSTDNFEYIYASVKSDLHLASISGGTDLSSCFVLGDPTSPVYSGEIQMAGLGMAVDVYDPDGNSIPTGAGELVCTRPFPSMPVYFWNDPEGLKYRGAYFEEFEGIWTHGDLIERTAHGGYVILGRSDATLNPQGIRMGTAEIYAEVLTFNQVLNCLAAGYQARGDEQIVLFVQMDAGQDLTDELIAAIKERIRRELTVNHVPAYVLSAPDLPRTRSGKLAEIAVKCILNNREVRNASALANPESLDFFRQLEQFS, encoded by the coding sequence ATGGCGCAGGGTGATCATCTCTGGACACCGAGTGAGGCAAGGGCGGACGCTACCGCCATGCGTCAGCTCAATCGCTCAATGGGCGAGAAATACGGCTTTGCGGGGACGGACACCGCCGCCCTCTGGCGCTGGTCGATCGACCAGCCTTCTGCGTTCTGGCAGGCGGTCCGGGACGTTGTCGACTTTCCCTTGGAAGGCGATACGTCGACCGTCCTCCGCGACGACGGCGAGATGTGGGAGCGGCGTTTTTTCCCGGAGGCGCGCCTGTCGGCGGCCAATCTCCTGCTTCGGGGCAAGGCGGACGATCCGGCCATTTATTTCCGCTGCGAAGATCACGAAACGAGCCAATGGACCCGCGGTGAGCTTCGCCGCGCCGTCGGACAGCTCGCCCATGCCCTCAAGGCGGCGGGGGTCACCGCCGGCGACCGCGTTGGGGGCGTCGTCACCAATCGCCCCGAAAGTGTCGCTATGTATATCGCGACCCTCAGCCTCGGCGCCATTTGGACCTCATGCGCCCCGGATTTCGGTGTCGAATCCCTCAAGCAGCGCTTCTCGCAAAGCGAACCGAAGATCTTGTTCGCCGTGGATGGCTTCCGCGTGGCACGGCGGGAGCGCAATTGCGTGCCGATCTATCAAGAATTGCTGCAGTCCCTGCCGAGCGTCGAGCGGATTGTCGTGCTTCAGACCCTTACAGAGAGCCCCAGTCTCGACGATCTGCCGAATAGTCAGACCTATCAGGCGTTCCTCAAGACGGCCGAGACCGATGAGGTCCCCGGCGAGTGCTTTCCCTTCGATCATCCTGCCGTCATCGTTTACTCCTCCGGCACGACGGGCGCCCCGAAATGCATCGTCCATGGGGCGGGCGGACCGCTCTTGCAGCTGATGAAGGAGCACCGGTTTCACTGCGACCTGCAGCCTGGCGATATCATGTTCTACTACACGACCTGCGCGTGGATCATGTGGAACTGGATGATCCCGGCTTTGGCGAACGGCGCCGCCATCGCCCTCTATGACGGCAACCCTTCCGTGCCGGAAAAGGACATGCTGTTCGCCTTCGCCGAAGAAATCGGCGTCAGCCATTTGGGCATGTCGGCCATGTATATCGACATGTGCCGGAAGCGGAAAATGCCGATTGGCGAGAACCGGGATCTCAGCAAGCTTCGCTGTCTCATGTCGACAGGATCGCCGCTCTCCACCGATAATTTCGAATATATCTATGCCAGTGTGAAATCAGATCTGCACCTTGCCTCGATTTCAGGCGGGACGGATCTGTCCTCCTGTTTCGTGCTCGGCGACCCCACGAGCCCTGTCTATTCCGGCGAGATCCAGATGGCGGGGCTCGGCATGGCGGTGGACGTCTATGATCCGGACGGGAACTCAATTCCCACCGGCGCCGGGGAATTGGTGTGTACGCGCCCCTTCCCGTCCATGCCTGTCTATTTCTGGAACGACCCCGAGGGCCTGAAATATCGCGGCGCCTATTTCGAAGAGTTCGAGGGCATTTGGACCCATGGCGACCTGATCGAACGGACGGCCCATGGGGGATATGTCATTTTGGGACGATCTGATGCGACCCTCAATCCGCAGGGCATCAGAATGGGCACCGCCGAAATTTATGCCGAGGTCTTGACCTTCAATCAGGTGCTCAACTGCTTGGCAGCTGGCTATCAGGCCCGGGGCGATGAGCAGATTGTGCTATTTGTCCAGATGGATGCCGGTCAGGACCTGACCGATGAGCTTATTGCGGCCATAAAAGAACGCATTCGCCGTGAATTAACTGTCAATCACGTGCCTGCTTACGTCCTTTCGGCACCGGATTTGCCTCGGACAAGGAGCGGAAAGCTGGCGGAAATAGCTGTGAAATGCATCTTGAATAATCGAGAGGTTCGGAACGCAAGTGCTCTTGCTAACCCTGAGTCCCTTGATTTTTTCCGGCAGCTCGAACAATTTTCATGA
- a CDS encoding acyl carrier protein, translated as MTRDELLNDVREIVASNIGVEAAEVTEQTSMENQELWDSVAHVDITFAIEEKYNIELGQEETEQMSSVAEIMKVLEPKVS; from the coding sequence ATGACAAGAGATGAATTGCTGAACGACGTCCGGGAAATCGTCGCCTCCAATATCGGGGTCGAAGCGGCTGAGGTGACCGAGCAAACATCCATGGAAAATCAAGAACTTTGGGATTCCGTGGCCCATGTCGACATCACCTTCGCCATCGAAGAAAAATACAATATCGAACTCGGTCAGGAAGAAACCGAGCAAATGTCGTCGGTTGCCGAAATCATGAAGGTTCTCGAACCGAAGGTCAGCTAA